One genomic window of Thalassolituus hydrocarboniclasticus includes the following:
- a CDS encoding NAD+ synthase, translating to MSQSLTIALAQHNFLVGDISGNSQRIAESAQQAQQQGAQLVVFSELALTGYPPEDLLLRPSLQLRVEEALQQVAAASHNIAIAVGFPWREQGKLYNCAGVWYQGECLGRYAKQCLPNYQVFDEQRYFATGDQPCVIDLLGHRIGLTVCEDVWHQGPVEQSVAAGAELILNLNASPFHLGKHGERLTLLQQHARSQNVALLYVNQVGGQDELVFDGGSFAVAADGERVLQMPSFSESMALVNYHSGQLQAVSAQSAEPDSELASLYQALVLGVRDYVNKNRFKGVLLGLSGGIDSALTLAIAVDALGAERVQAVMMPFTYTSGMSKEDAAEQADTMGVRYQSISIEPMYREFMAALAGEFAGLPVDTTEENLQSRCRGVLLMAMSNKSGYMVLTTGNKSEMAVGYATLYGDMAGGYGALKDVYKTKVFALAEYRNSLSPVIPQRVIDRPPSAELAPDQKDEDSLPPYPVLDAILERYIERDMSAEAIISAGFTRDDVLRVLRLVDVNEYKRRQAPIGVRVTQRGFGRDRRYPVTNGWKAGI from the coding sequence ATGTCACAGTCACTTACCATCGCATTGGCACAGCACAACTTTCTGGTCGGAGATATTTCCGGCAACAGTCAGCGTATTGCTGAGTCGGCGCAACAGGCACAACAGCAGGGTGCGCAGCTGGTGGTCTTCAGCGAACTGGCATTAACAGGTTACCCGCCAGAAGATTTATTACTGCGTCCGAGTTTGCAATTACGCGTTGAAGAGGCGCTGCAGCAGGTGGCTGCGGCCAGTCATAATATCGCCATCGCTGTGGGCTTTCCGTGGCGCGAGCAGGGCAAACTCTATAACTGTGCCGGTGTCTGGTATCAGGGTGAATGTCTCGGACGTTATGCCAAGCAATGTCTGCCGAATTATCAGGTATTTGATGAGCAGCGTTATTTTGCCACTGGTGATCAGCCCTGTGTTATTGATCTGCTGGGCCATCGTATTGGTCTGACCGTCTGCGAAGACGTCTGGCATCAGGGGCCGGTGGAGCAGAGTGTTGCAGCCGGTGCGGAACTGATTCTCAACCTGAACGCTTCGCCTTTCCATCTGGGTAAGCATGGTGAACGCCTGACCCTGCTGCAGCAACATGCCCGCAGTCAGAATGTAGCGCTGCTGTATGTGAATCAGGTCGGTGGACAGGATGAACTGGTGTTCGATGGCGGTTCCTTTGCGGTTGCCGCCGATGGCGAACGCGTACTGCAGATGCCATCGTTTAGTGAATCAATGGCGCTGGTGAATTATCACTCGGGTCAGCTGCAGGCGGTTTCAGCGCAGTCTGCAGAGCCGGACAGTGAACTGGCCAGTCTGTATCAGGCACTGGTGCTCGGTGTGCGCGATTACGTCAATAAAAACCGTTTCAAAGGGGTTTTGCTGGGGCTGTCCGGCGGTATCGACTCCGCACTCACACTGGCCATTGCGGTGGATGCGTTAGGTGCCGAGCGGGTGCAGGCGGTGATGATGCCGTTTACCTATACCTCCGGCATGAGTAAGGAAGACGCGGCAGAACAGGCCGACACCATGGGCGTGCGCTACCAGTCGATCTCTATCGAGCCTATGTATCGTGAATTTATGGCGGCCCTTGCCGGTGAGTTTGCCGGTCTGCCGGTGGATACCACCGAAGAAAACCTGCAGTCACGTTGTCGCGGTGTGCTGCTGATGGCGATGTCGAACAAAAGCGGTTACATGGTGCTGACCACCGGCAATAAAAGCGAAATGGCGGTGGGTTACGCCACCCTGTACGGCGATATGGCTGGTGGCTATGGCGCTTTAAAAGACGTCTACAAAACCAAGGTATTCGCCCTGGCGGAATACCGTAATTCGCTGTCCCCGGTGATTCCACAGCGTGTGATTGACCGTCCGCCATCGGCGGAACTGGCGCCGGATCAGAAAGACGAAGACAGCCTGCCGCCGTATCCGGTGCTGGATGCCATTCTTGAACGTTATATCGAACGTGATATGAGTGCCGAAGCGATCATCAGTGCCGGCTTTACCCGTGACGACGTGCTGCGCGTGCTGCGTCTGGTCGACGTTAATGAATACAAGCGTCGTCAGGCACCCATTGGCGTGCGCGTAACTCAGCGTGGCTTTGGCCGTGACCGCCGTTATCCGGTGACCAACGGCTGGAAAGCCGGAATTTAA
- a CDS encoding sensor histidine kinase — MARWFKSAELVVRGNHLLRFYGYYSLFLSLLLIITDAIDLQNVIIGGKQPHIFLIASSAYVLVASAFAAIASREPDPQLATSYVFAEIAILAALMHASGGLDTGFSSLILIPVMISNLLAPGVLGYGVAAWTTIAVFYTQHLWPGNYNTQEIVNSGLYGFLCFILAWLTQTLSRRLNSALTLASDQATRIKRLQRFSQQALLELPNAVIACDTNDRILFYNQQARQWFSLAEGASLPPALLKAEADQVIEVRNEKLIFRRVALNGSEPGDYLIYVEEAARIAAEAQQFKLASLGRLTASIAHEIRNPLSALRQASQLLAETPYLQQGEQQLTHIIEQHCMRINRTIEDILQLSRRNQAVAETLRLAPWLQHFHDQFRNLTNGQNFHFSVHCNDSLLVQFDPDHLQQILHNLCANGLRYAVKSSHDNARLALIAQTLNDRQVQLDIIDNGSGVPAEQRTHLFEPFYTTEHNGTGLGLYLCRELCEANQAHIQYHPIPNGTCFRIIMRAS, encoded by the coding sequence GTGGCACGCTGGTTTAAATCTGCCGAACTGGTTGTACGCGGTAACCATCTGCTGCGTTTCTACGGTTATTACTCCCTGTTTCTCTCGCTGTTACTGATCATCACCGACGCCATCGACCTGCAGAACGTGATTATTGGCGGAAAACAGCCACATATATTCCTGATAGCGTCATCTGCTTATGTTCTGGTGGCTTCAGCGTTTGCCGCCATTGCCAGCCGCGAACCGGACCCGCAACTTGCCACCAGTTATGTGTTTGCTGAAATCGCCATCCTGGCAGCCCTGATGCATGCCTCCGGCGGTCTGGATACCGGCTTTTCCAGCCTGATTCTGATTCCGGTCATGATATCGAACCTGCTGGCTCCGGGCGTGCTTGGCTACGGGGTGGCCGCCTGGACCACCATCGCCGTGTTTTATACCCAGCATCTCTGGCCAGGCAACTACAACACCCAGGAAATTGTAAACTCCGGTTTGTATGGCTTTTTGTGCTTTATTCTTGCCTGGTTAACCCAGACTCTGTCACGCCGGTTAAACAGTGCCTTAACGCTGGCCTCCGATCAGGCAACCCGAATCAAACGTTTACAGCGCTTCAGCCAGCAGGCGCTGCTGGAACTGCCCAATGCTGTTATTGCCTGCGATACCAACGACCGTATTCTGTTTTATAACCAACAGGCACGGCAGTGGTTCAGCCTCGCAGAAGGGGCGTCGCTGCCCCCGGCATTACTGAAAGCGGAAGCCGATCAGGTTATTGAAGTTCGTAACGAAAAACTGATATTCCGCCGTGTGGCGCTGAACGGTTCTGAGCCTGGTGATTACCTCATTTATGTTGAAGAAGCCGCACGCATTGCCGCCGAAGCGCAGCAGTTCAAACTGGCCTCTTTGGGACGCCTGACGGCCTCTATTGCCCATGAGATACGCAACCCGCTCAGCGCCCTGCGCCAGGCATCGCAACTGCTGGCAGAAACGCCCTATCTGCAGCAGGGTGAGCAACAACTGACGCATATTATTGAACAGCACTGCATGCGCATTAACCGCACCATCGAGGATATTCTGCAGCTGTCTCGCCGCAATCAGGCCGTAGCAGAAACCCTGCGCCTCGCCCCATGGCTGCAGCATTTTCACGATCAGTTCCGCAACTTAACCAATGGCCAGAACTTTCATTTCAGTGTGCACTGTAACGACAGTTTACTGGTGCAGTTCGATCCGGATCATCTGCAGCAGATTCTGCATAACCTGTGTGCCAATGGTCTGCGTTACGCCGTTAAATCCAGCCACGACAACGCACGCCTTGCCCTTATCGCCCAAACCTTAAATGACCGTCAGGTACAGCTGGATATTATTGATAATGGCAGCGGCGTACCGGCGGAACAACGCACCCATCTGTTTGAACCCTTTTACACCACTGAACATAATGGCACCGGACTCGGACTCTATTTATGCCGCGAACTGTGCGAGGCAAATCAGGCCCATATCCAGTATCATCCGATACCCAACGGAACCTGCTTCCGCATCATAATGCGGGCCTCCTGA